The genomic DNA CCATGGCCTCACGTGTGTCTGGCTGCCACCTCCTCCCCGGAGCTGAAGCTCCCTCCACGTCCCTTTCTCTGTGCAGATCCAGAGGAATGCCTACTCCATCTTCTTTGACGAGAAGTTCTCCATTCCCCTGGACCCTGCAGCCCTGGAGGAGAAGAGCCTGCGGTTTTCCGTGTTTGGCATCGATGAGGACGAGCGGAACATCAGCACGGGCGTGGTGGAGCTGAAGCTTTCTGTGCTCGACCTCCCGCTACAGCCCTTCAGCGGCTGGCTCTACCTACAGGACCAGAACAAGGTCAGTCCACCCATGAAGAGAGCGTCACACGCACCCGTCTCCGAGCGGGGAGTCCACTGTCCTCCACGACAGCCCGAGCCCTGACTTCTTTAggaaatgacagagagagaggcctgAGCCACATTCACAGAAACTGTTTACTGCATGAAGCAAAAATGCCCCAATTACTGTTTACCACTCTTCTGTCGTTGCTATTTAAGCAAATGATATACGAACCCCAGTGCACTTGGACCTCTGTGTGCTACTACTACAGAACGTTTTCCCTGGGCTGGAATGAGGGACTGCATCTGGTTGCTACAGGCAACCTCTGGTCCTCCTCCTTCCAAGGCAGGACCCAggcctggtgggagggagggctggcGCATGCCTCGTGGAGCGGGGAGTGGGGTCCCTTTCTCAATCCCACCAGCCTGGTGCCTCATGTAAGGGCAAGAGTAAAAACTGCTCAGTGGAGAAGGAAGTTCCTGCCTTTCCCTGGACCTCTCAGGTCCTCAGGGGGGCCTCGGAAGCCCTCTGAGCCAGTCACCTGTCCTCCAGGCTGCCGACGCTGTGGGCGAGATCTTGCTGTCCCTCAGCTACCTCCCTACGGCTGAGCGCCTCACTGTGGTGGTGGTGAAGGCCAAGAATCTCATCTGGACCAACGACAAGACCACGGCAGGTAAGGccctgctggctggctggctccttCACGTGGCTGGTGGGAGCTGTGACCCAGCTGCTAGGCCAAGGGCAGCGGGAGGCGTCAGCAGGTGTGGGGCATCGTACcaggcccctccacccccagctttgGCCGAGCTCAGGAGCCAGGAGCTCAGGAGTTCGGGAtggtgggggagatgggagtCTGAGAGCAGGTGCCTGGGGTGCTGGGAAGAAACCACGGTAGACAGACACCCGCTTCCCAGGACTAGAATTCATGACAGAAGCCGCACTCCCAGAAACTGGACTGTATCCCAGATCCCACATGGGGGCCAGGGCCAACAGGATGGACCTGATGCCCCTAGTCTACAGGAGCAGAACTAGAAACCAAGGGCTGGGGGAGCAACCTAGCGGGAGCCTCGGGGGATCCATGGTCCAGGCAGGTACAGCAAGGACACCCAGTGCGGGGAGGGTGACAAGTAGAGAGGGACTCATTATTTCAGAGTCGGGCTCCACCGAGCGGGCGCAGGGTGACTCAGGCCTGACGTCTGTGCTCATTATAGAATGAGAAGTGGTGGGTCCTTCCCACTCCCCAGAGCGTCACGTGAAGGGAGCACTTGTGTGGGCCGGGAGGCAGTCTGCCTgagcccagggcccagctctTCTCCCGACTCGTGtaggagcctcagttttctcatctgtaaaataggaaagaaataaaggccCAATGGCAGGACTGTAGGAGATAATGGCAACAGAGAAGGCTCGGGGAACTTGGAGCTAGCGGGCTGCGAGGACCAGGCAGAGCTATGCCAAGTGGATGTGGCCTTGgccctgacccccaccccttGCTCACCCACAGACCCCTTCGTCAAAGTGTACCTGCTTCAGGATGGGAGGAAGATGAGCAAAAAGAAGACAGCCGTGAAGAGGGATGACCCCAACCCAGTGTTCAATGAAGCCATGATCTTCTCAGTGCCAGCCATCGTGCTCCAGGTGAGGGGGGATGGCTCAGGGGTGGAGGCCGGGCCAGGTGGCTCCTGGGCTCTGGGGCCACTCCAGGCCCTCGGCCTAGCTTCTTAGGGTTCCTGCAGGTGGTGCTGCTTTGTCTCAAGCCCTCCCCTTTCTAGTTGAGAGGCATTTATGGAGCACCCACTAGGTACTAGCCCTGTGGTCAGTGCTGGGACACAGGCACTGCTTCCTTGTTGCTCACAAGGAGAAGGTGGAAAATCCCCagacaatcctttttttttttttgagagagagagagagagggcacaagtgaacgagggcagatagagggagacagagagaatcccatgaggggcagagagagagagagggaagcagggctcacccgaagAGGGGCTCGTACTCACCTgatacaggactcgaactcacaaaccatgagatcgtgacctgagctgaagtcagatgcttaactgactgagccacccaggcgcctctccagACAATCCTAATCCACTAAGCGCATGCCAGACTTTGGCGGCCCGGGGAGGCTTTTACGAGAGGCGTTAGGTAATCTGAGATCTGGGGGAAGCCGGTTCCCGGTGGAAGGAGCTACAAAGGCCTGGAGATAAGCCCGGGGAACCCAAGGGCCCACAGTTCTGGCCCGAAGTCTCTGGAGACTCTACCTGCAGAGACCCTGCCGAGCTCCCCACACCTCCATGGCTTTCAGAAGGTCATGGGCCCCAGGGAGACCCCTCTCCTGGCACCGATGTCACAGACCAAGGGTGGGGGATTACAGAGGATATGGCCTGTGCCACACCAGTGGCCCTGCTTGCATGCCTCAGAGGATGGGGAGCTTACCACCTCCCCTCACTACCTCCTTCCATGCTGGGGCATTCCTGCCAGTGAGAATGTCCTTttgtgccctgagccaaaacctgcCCCTGAGTCACGGGGCTGTACAGAACCCACCTAATCTGACACCCCATCTGAATTTGAAAGCCCAGAACTCTGCCTTACTCTGGAAGCTCCTAATCCAGGCAAATATCCCAGTGTCTGGGGTTGGTGCTGGGTGTCCTAGCCTTGTCCTGCCACCCTCGTGGGACAGACTGTCCATCTGTCCCCTACTTCCCCCGGAGCGGCTGTAGCGCCACTAGTCCACAGCCTCCGAGGGTGGGAGACCTCTTTGGGCCAGGgcggtggtggaggaggagggagagcgggggtgaggagaagagagagagggtcagtCTGGGTTTGGGTTTCAACCTCTCCACTTCGATCTCAAGCacactcttttccttcctcagctGTGAGTCCAACATGTGATCATATTAGGAATAACCAGACATCTGAGATGCTCTGTGtacaggcactatgctaagcagTTGACACGTTTTAACTCATTTTGTTCCCGGTACAGGTAGGAACTATGATTATTACCATCCTCCAGATGGGAGGCTAAGTAGGAAgaacccaaggtcacacagcaagggagATGGTGAGGCCAGCATCTGAACCTGGCAGTCCAGAGCCGCCACTGTGTTGGGAGGCAGCAGCAGAAGCCTGTGGGCATAGGCAGATCAGGGGTACAGATTCAGGGAGCCACTCCTGGCAGCCCGCAGGGGCCTGGCACCTGTAGACAGGGTCCTGGGAGCCACGGAGGGCCTCCAGCACTGCCCCCGGTCCCCAGCACCCATGTCACTTCCTCCCTAGGACCTGTCTCTCCGTGTGACGGTGGCTGAGAGTAGCAGCGATGGCCGAGGGGACAACGTGGGCCATGTCATCATCGGGCCGTCAGCCAGTGGCATGGGCACCACGCACTGGAACCAGATGCTGGCCACGCTGCGCAGGCCCGTGTCCATGTGGCACCCTGTTCGGCGAAACTAGCAGCTGGAAAACGGGCCAGGGTGGGCACTGAGCTGCCTGGGGCCCGGCGCAAGCTCCGCTCTGATGCCCCTCCGTAGTCCAGCAGGAGCCATAAATGCTGGGGTCCCCCACTGGAGCCCCCATGAGCCATCTTGGTCCGTCTGTCCAGACTGCAGTGGAGGAACAGTCCTGGCCAGGTGTCTAGGGACCCAGGATTTTCTCCCACTGAGGACCAGCTGTGGCTGGGCTGTGACCCAGGAACGGGCAGCCTGGCACTGGCCCTTTGTGCCCCCATTTTGAGATCCCCAACAGGCTGCTGGGAGGCCAGTGCCAAGCTCAGCCACATGCAGGAACCGAGTGAGTCTTGggggccaggtgctgtgctaggcaCCAGCAGTCGTGACATGAACAGGACACAGTCCCTAGCATGTCCAGAGGGCAAGACCCCTGCCCTGGGGATCTGCTCAGTGCTGAATGTGGACTTGGGAGGGCTCTGGGGTCTGCTAGGACGAGATGGGAGCCGAGCcctgaggggcagggaaagaactAAATGTGTCCCAGGCAGGCAGCCAGCCTCAGCAAGGCAGGGACATGAACTTCCGTATCACAAACTGTCCTACTGCAGTGGACACGAGGGCCTTTCTCTGCGCAAGAGAAGTGACCAGGAGACCAGGCCAAGCAGAGGCCCGCAGGGTGCGGCAAACACTGGCTCCGGAATCACGCTCTATGAAATCTGCTCCCTTGAACCGTGACCCTTGCAAAGCCCAGAGGTCTGAAGAGGCCCAGAGCCAGGTCCTTGTGTTCGGTCCCAACTGAATTAGGCATTGGCTCCACGGCGTTTGTTGGGGTACCTCCAGGCTAGGCCCTGTTGGGAAGAGAGATGCCTCAGCCTCTAGGGAGCTGGAGGGCAGTGGGAGGGCCAGAATACAGACTGCAGGGGGCCCATGGGAGAGGCTTTTGTGGGCTGCCCGTGCGTGGTGTAGCAGGAGGCCCTCCAGCTGGGCCTTGGAGGAAAGGGGCTGCCTGAGCTGGGGCATTGAGGGGAAGTGGAGGGGTGTCCggatggagggtggggtgggggcaggtttGAATGCCAGACGGGGAAGGAGGTGGCACTGGGTGTCCTAGGTCGAGTTCcaaaagcagaccctgagatTCTCAGGCGAGGGGTTtatgcagggtgggggtggggggggaggcggggagcccTCTGGGGAAAactgcaggggagagaggaaagccaGGGAGCAGGGACAGAAGCTAAGTAAGCTGTGGCTTTAGGAGTGTCTAGCTCCAGCCTGATGGCTTGAAGTCTGATGGAGGAGCTCTGTGACTGGCACCCCACAGGGGTCCTGCCCAGAAGCAAACGGGCTGGGCTGTTTTGCCCCCACAGGGCTTTGGctaccaccccaccccagctggaGGAAGAGCGCATGCCTTCCAGATGTCACGGGCTGAGGCGCCTCCCATCCGCCAAAGGCAGCCCCAGAGAAGCAGGCGGGCCGAGGGGTGGGTGCCCCTgctggatggggtggggagcggggcgTGTTGTGGCATCTGCTCCCAGGGGCCACCCTCAGGTCAGGACATGGGCTCTCCGGCTGGCTGCCTCTGGTCCTGATGAGCTATAGAGACCCAGGCCCAACCAGTTATCTCCAGTGATGCTGCGGGAGCCCAGAGTGGTCATGGGCTGGAGGCAGAACTGTAGCTCTCCCCACCTAACACAGCTGTGGCCCAGGCCTGTGGCCCATTCCAGGAGGTCTGCACGGCCCAGGCCAGCACAGGGTCCGGGGACACAGCTGGTGAGCCTCTGGAGCCGGGGAGACGCCAGACTCTTTTCTGCCCCAGTGGCTCTGCAGCATAGGCCATTTACTcctaccttctcttccccctctttctgtccctctgacTGCATGAAATGTTGACTGTGTACCCGAGATGGGCATGGTGGGGACCAAGTCTGCTGACTGGAATGATTCTAGAACCAAAATAaagctggggcaggaaggagggggctTCCAGGGAGCCTTGCTCAGCCCCAAATCACCTTGGTCTCTTCTCCAGGAATCAGGGACTTGTGTGGGTTACTCTGAGTAGATTACCCTGCTGCTGGGTGCCCAGAGGGAAAGGAGACCACCACAGGGACCAATGCCATCAGACTGCTTGGGAAGCTCTAAGAGGGGGACCCTGAGTCAGGTCTGGCGGGGAGGATAGCGTTAGGGAATATCGCGGAGGGCTTCCTGGTGGTATCGCTGAGTTGTCTTCAGGGCAAAAAGAAGTGTAAGGTTGAAAAAGGTGGATAAGGCCTAAAAAGCATTCCTGGAAGAGAGAACAACATGCACAAAAGGGCAGGAGTGGGCAAAAACTTGGCCAATTTGTCAACCTTGCTAGAGCAAAgttgggggaggctggggagaagggagtcAGAAGAAAGGCTTAGAGGGGAGGAGGGTCGTGCAAGTTCAGTGCGTGCTGGTACCAGCCACAACCCTACCTACTTAGAGGGAGGTACCGTTGTACTGTTGTCATCCCCTTTTTTGCAGAGATGGAAAccgaagctcagagaagttaggcaactagtccaagatcacacagccagagaGTCTCAGGGCAGGCATTCAAGCTCCAGCTGTCCGGCTCCACAGCTCAGGCTCTTAACCATCAAGCTACACTGTCCCCTTTCACCAAGTCCTCCAGGTGGGGCTGAGGGGCAGCGGAGAAGCCCCTGTGGATCCCAGGCTGCTCtggtttctccctcccctgccctggaaGATCACAGCAAGTGCTGGAGGATGATCTGGGTGGGGATTACCAGCCGCCCCCAGGAAGCCTGTGAAGAGCTCTCGTGGACTCCCCCCCTTGCTGGAGGAGATGAAAGCATGAGCCTCGCAGTGTAGGGAGGACTGTGCACctggtggaggagagagggaccCCCAGGCAGGGGAACTACTTGGTGTTGCATGTGTCTGGGGAGCCACACAGCCACTGGGCCCGGTCAGAGGAgcaggtcagagggagggaggaagaggcttCTGAGCGGCTTTGGAAGTGATGCGCAGGGACACCGGCGAGCGCTGCTCTTGGTCAGCGCGGGGCAGTCTGAGCTGCTTCTCAGTTTCAGGTTCATTCCGCACAGCCCAGAGTGCACTACTGACCTCTCTTTTCTGCCtataccccccaccccacccattcttccccctcccagccctAGGCCCGTGGGCCTGCCCCCAGTGTCCCAGGCCCCCTCCATCTGGGAGCCTTCAGGGATCAGCCGAGCCGCACCCAAAAGGACAGGTATGGAGGTCAGTGACCTGACCTCGGCAGCGGCTGGGCCACACCTGCATGTGGAAGGGGCAGGGCGAGCCACTGTATCATCCGCAGCCGACTGCCGTTCAGACCttcacttcctctctcctgccccggCCATCTATGCCTGCAGACACCCAAAGGGACAAATGGAAAggctaaataaacactaagattGGGCCATGAGGGCCCCTCAGTCTCTGCCCACCCTCACCCATTATCAACCTCATTCCACCCAGAAGGATCGAGaatggggaggcggggagaggaggCAAGGGCAGGAgtcctgcctccccagccctgaAGTCCAGTTAAACGGTAGCTGGAGTTGAGCTGATCTGGGGGAGACCGGACAGAAGGGACCTTGGGAGAAGAGGCACTTCTGGGTTCTACCTGCCATAGTTTGGACAAGTCCCTTCCTGttgagagcctcagtttccccatattgTCCCCTTGTTGTCTTAACAGGAAGAACTCTAAAGGCTCCCCACACCTCTGACTTTTGGGGATTCTGTGTGGAGGAGCTCTAAGGCCCCAAATGCCTTGGTTAGAATCTCAGCTTCTCCATGTATCAGCTGtgggatcttgggcaaattatctGTCCTCTTtaggcctcagcttcctcctttgtcaaaggaTAAGAATAATACATAATAGGATGGAATGAAATGTACACGTGCCAAGTGTATGTCACCCAGGAGATGCTCATTAAACGTGCGGCCAGGGTTTTGGGTGAAAGAGTTCTGGCCACGGGCAAGACCTCTTGGGATCTGGTGTTTGAgatgaaagggaggggagggcacatAGGGAGGCGGGAGGAGCAAAGATCCCACCTAGGCATCCCAAGGGCGCATAACTGGACCTCTGAAGTTCCATCCACCACCGGCACCCACGTTCCCTCTCCTTCAACCACCCATACGCACCCCACGCCCCAAGGCAGGAACTCCAAGCAGAGCCCACAGCCCTCATGATGATGGTGCAGGGAGCAGAGCGGCCACATGGCGGCAGCAGAGACTCGGCTGGGGCCCCAGGGAACTCCCGGCCTCAgagtgggtggggtgggatgcCAGGTGGGCTCGAGCAGAGGGAGGCTGGAAGGTGGTCACCTGTCTGCTGACCCTGCAGTCAGGTCATGCACTGTATTTACTCAACTATGCGATCATttgttcctgttttcatttctccaagtTTATCTATTCTTTTGAGTCAACcaatcttccttctttccttcctctcctctctgccccattttccttcctttcccctctgtcCAACCAGGCAGTCAATTGGACATAACATCTTGAGCcacagctgggtgccagcctgggGCAGGCACTGCTGTCTAGGGGTACAGAGGTTGGCCTTGGTCTCTGGCCTTTAGGCGCTCAAGGCTGGGGGCTGGAAGATCCTGCCTGGCCACCTGCATCCCCAGGAGAGGATTCCATGGCAGGCCGAGGGCCAGCCTGGCCACCTCTGATGTTCTGGGGTCTGCAAGGCAGTTGCCTACTGTGCAGAGTGGCAGAAGAGCTCTGGACTTGGGACTGGTGGGGTCCCAAGGGACAGAGACACCCACAGGCCTTCAAggatagcccccccccccccagaaaacaGTAAACAGTACCCTGGCCAGGCAGACTGTGACCTGGGCCACCTCCAAAGTAAGCCCCAGGAAAATGGTGCTGTCCAGGGCCCAGCAATGTCTGAGATTCAGGGAAATCCCTGGCCAACCAGAGCAGATTCCCCTTACCCAGTAACTAAGCTCCCTCCTGCAGAAGCATGAGCATAAAGTGGAGGTAAGGCTGGGGCTTCACATCaggagatctgggttcaaatcctgactgtgTCTAGCTAGGCTGAGACCAGCCACtgcctttctctgagcctcagttcccaaATCTGTAGAATGAAGAAAGCAGATCCCTTGTTCTGCCCACCTCACAGTCTGATGGCCGGATGAAATACTGCATACCAGGTATGATGTCGGGAGAGAGCCCTGCTGCGTGCCCAGACTCGGGTTCCAGTTCAAGTTCTACCTCTTACTAGCTGTGAATCTCAAACGGGAAGTGAACCTCTCTGGCCTCcgggttcctcatctgtaaaatggggctaatgatTCCCACCTGCGAAGGGACAGTGCCTGCGCAGGGTTAGCAATCCATTAATGGGCGCTGTTATTGTTAGGAAGTGCTCAGTGAAACTGTAAGGCATGACAGACGTCAAGGATATCATTAGAATGATTATCCCTATAGCAACCAAGGCCAAACGCCTCTGCCTGACTCTcagctccctccacccccagtctGGCCCCACCTGCCTCCTAGCCTTGCCACCCAAAGCCTGATGACAGCATCAGTGGGGATGACAAGGCTGACAGCTGATCGTTGGGGGACTGGGCGCCTCCCAACCACTCCTTGGGGCGGGGAGCCCTGCTCCGTAGCTACACACCCAGCTCAGCACCAAGTCACTGCTCAGCCCTTTGGCAGTTTCGGGGAGGAGAGGGCACCTAAAGGGTGGGGATTTCACGAGATGCTCTCTCTATCCATTCAACCTGCTGCCTGGGGCCCTGGGTGAGCTTGGAATAAGCATCAGGGGTCTGGGCTCCACCTCTGTGCAATGAGGACAGTGACCCCTGCCCCAGCTGCCTCTTTGGTCCACAGTGAGGTCCAACGGGGGCTCAGTGTGCTTTTCCTCCTGCCCACTTTTGTGCACCACAAGGGATGACGTCATGACCTGCATGCGGAAGGGGGTGTGAAACCCAAAGACTTCTACCCTCTCCGTTCCCTTGAGCTTCACTGAAAACAGTCAGTCCAGACTCTGGGGAGACCCTTGTGCccattttcaaaagatttcaatTCTGGCTGCTAACAGGGGTGGGCAGTCGGGGGACAGTGAGTTTTCACTTCAGTTCTGTATTTATTCCCAGCATCCAGAGTGCGCCACTGTCCAGGCCCCATTTGAACCTCAGCTTCTCCTGACACCAGCTCCCCAGCCCGACCTCACCTTCCATCACAGGGAAGGACTGCAAACCCCCCAAAGTGCCCCCTCTCTCTTGCCTCCATACTATGCATGTACCGCTCCCTCAGTTTGGAAcacctttctccctccccctcaacACTCAGCCTCCTCTTCTCAGAAGGGTttcctgacccccaccccacctggataaggagcccctcttccctgcttctgtCCTGCCGCTTGTCCCCATCTCTGTTGTAGCTCCAATCACACCGACATCCTCCCTGTCTCCCATCCTAGGCATGGGCTTCTCAGAATAGGGACTTCGTCTTGAACAGTTCAGGGTCCCCAGGCCCTTGGGCGTCAGTGGTGGTTAAATAATAGGGATCACTCATACATGGCACCAGCCATGCACCAGACCCTGCTCCTCTAAGCAGTTTATAGATGGAAGGTTCCCTCAGTTTCCTTAGATTATGCCACAGCCAGAGGTGAGACAGGTGGTCAGCCACCTGCATCGAAACTTCCTGGTGCTGGCTacggcagggcagggcaggccagCCTGGCAGCACCAGCAACTGACCCATTAGGGCATGGCCGGGTCACCCCCTTCCCACCTGGCCTTCAATATCTGGAGGGAGGATTGTGGTGTGCTCTGATTCCAGAGCCCTGGGGGAAatgcacattcattcattcattcattcatccagagTCACTGGCTCCTGCTCGGTGCCCCACCTGTGCTGGGCACCAGGGACCCAGCTCCTGTCCCTGCAAAGCTGGTCGGCCCACCGGGctgacccccgcccccaccccacccccacccccaccccccaccgcttTCCTCCCAGGGGAAGGGGGCCAGGTGCCTTCGTCTTTCCCCGTCCACACCGCCCCCACACACTGTCCAGCTCCTTGTCTTCTCCGCATCCGCCCCGGGTGCCCTCCCGAGGACGGAGGCCGAGTGTGGGGGAGGCCCCCTcccgcggccccggcccccgccctcAGCAGGGGCCGGGGAAGGGCGTCCCGAGGGGGCCGGCGCGCCCGCTCGCCACGCCTCCGGGCTCTCACCtggccccgcgccccgccccccggccgcgGGCGCGCACTTcctcccgccgccccgcccctTCCACATTCCTGCCCCGCCGGCCGCCCCGCGCGCCGCGAGCCGAAGCCCGCCGAAGCCCGCCGGCCCGCGATGAAGGCCGCCCAGACCGCGGACGCCGAGGCGCCGCCGGGCGCACGGTCCGTCAAGGTGGTGCTGGTGGGCGACGGCGGCTGCGGGAAGACGTCGCTGCTGATGGTCTTCACTGAGGGGGCCTTCCCCGAGGTGAGTggcagcccccagccccgcctcgcgcgctccccgcccccaaccccggCCTCCCAAGGGGTCTCCCGGCAGAGTGTGGGCGCAAAGGCGTTTCTCGCTCCGCCATCGGCAGCGAGGGCCTCAGTGGTATCGTCTGCAAAGTGGCAAGAATGGCACCTACCTGGGAGAGGTGTCGTGGGACGGACTTGGGCCAGCTGGGGACCCAGCAGATCCTAAGAGAGCACTTGGTGGCGCGGCGCGGCTCGGAGGGACTGAGGACACCGGAGCCACCCTTGCCTGGGTTCGAATTACGACTTTGCCACCTAAAGCTGTGCACCCTTGGGCTAgtcccctgccctctctgtgcctgttttaaCCGCATCAGAGGAATAAGGATGGTGCCCACCTTCCAGGGTCACTGTGAAGGGTGAGTTAGTACCGGTCAAGGGCTCACCTCTGAGCCTGCAACAGGAGAGACTCACCGAAAGTTGGCAAATGTCATCTCTTCTCTACCAGCTCTTGCCTGTACAACGGGCATGTCGTGGGCTCTGTCTTGGAGGGCCAAAGCATACCAGACTCAGGTCGGGCAGCTTGTTTGGCACCTCAGCTGTCCTCCAACAAACTGTGTGGCCCTCAGTAACttgcttagcctctctgagcctctgtttcctcacgcAATCTCATAGGGCAGGAGACTTAAGAGTGGTGACGAGGCAGAATCAAGGTAAGGCTGAGAGACAGCCCCTGTGTACCTGGCACATCCTGGACGCTCTGGGCACGTGGGCCCTCAGTCCTTCACTAGCATGCTCATTGACTGTCTATGCGGACTCACAGGCACCAGGACAGGGGCTGGACCCACTCACTGTGCCACGTCTCAGCCCAGTTCTCCTGGGAGTCCGGGGGTTTGCTTCCAgcatttcttctccctcctgcctGTCCCAGCATCCTCCAAACCCCTGGGTTTGCTCAAGCCCTGGGAGTCCgatgggggaggcaggagaggccagGCCTGGTAAAAGTGTCAGACCTTCCTTTCCACTGTGGCAGCATCGAGCCAACTTTTGCTTTGTGGTTTATGGAGCTGACGTCACCTCCGCTGGCCAGTcacatttttaagttgggttggACAAGTTTCTGGGCCCCCACATGCTGCGCATGGGAAC from Panthera tigris isolate Pti1 chromosome D1, P.tigris_Pti1_mat1.1, whole genome shotgun sequence includes the following:
- the SYT12 gene encoding synaptotagmin-12 isoform X2, encoding MAMDVAEYHLSVIKSPPGWEVGVYTAGALALLGIAAVSLWKLWTSGSFPSPSPFPNYDYRYLQQKYGETYAEAKQKRAPAWNAQRASTRGPPSRKGSLSIEDTFESISELGPLELMGRELDLAPYGTLRKSQSADSLNSISSVSNTFGQDFTLGQVEVSMDYDAASHTLHVAVLQGKDLLEREEASFESCFMRVSLLPDEQIVGISRIQRNAYSIFFDEKFSIPLDPAALEEKSLRFSVFGIDEDERNISTGVVELKLSVLDLPLQPFSGWLYLQDQNKAADAVGEILLSLSYLPTAERLTVVVVKAKNLIWTNDKTTADPFVKVYLLQDGRKMSKKKTAVKRDDPNPVFNEAMIFSVPAIVLQDLSLRVTVAESSSDGRGDNVGHVIIGPSASGMGTTHWNQMLATLRRPVSMWHPVRRN